The following proteins are co-located in the Streptomyces sp. DT2A-34 genome:
- a CDS encoding YihY/virulence factor BrkB family protein: protein MEWLRRLPVIGKLMRTHAGRAFERLDAVHWARLAAAITFTSFVALFPLITVGAAISAKLLSDDQLGDLQDEIADQAPGLSDLLDLDGLVAHAGSVGLIAGALLLVIGINWVGALRGCLRAVWEKEQDPGNPILLRVKDAVVLVGLGAVGLVAIGSSVFANIAVGWAADEAGIEGGAGRALLFFAGLAIALVVDFLLLVYVLTRLPQVHPGRRAVVVAGLIGAVGFELLKWLLTGYLQGVAGKSMYGAFAVPVAVVLWINLMARLLLYCAAWTATETGPAVRSGETAEGEGPEPDISPAAAAPQRASAGSGAPAAPRLQKHGP from the coding sequence ATGGAATGGCTGAGAAGGCTGCCGGTGATCGGAAAGCTGATGCGTACGCACGCTGGGCGGGCGTTCGAGCGGCTGGATGCAGTCCACTGGGCCCGGCTCGCCGCGGCCATCACCTTCACCAGCTTCGTCGCGCTCTTTCCGCTGATCACCGTGGGCGCGGCGATCAGCGCCAAGCTGCTGAGCGACGACCAGCTCGGGGACCTCCAGGACGAGATCGCCGACCAGGCGCCGGGCCTCTCCGACCTGCTGGACCTGGACGGTCTCGTCGCGCATGCCGGATCCGTAGGGCTGATCGCGGGCGCGCTGCTGCTCGTGATCGGCATCAACTGGGTCGGCGCCCTGCGCGGGTGCCTGCGCGCGGTGTGGGAGAAGGAGCAGGACCCGGGTAATCCCATCCTGCTCAGGGTCAAGGACGCCGTCGTGCTGGTCGGTCTCGGCGCGGTCGGGCTGGTCGCGATCGGCAGTTCGGTGTTCGCCAACATCGCCGTCGGCTGGGCCGCCGACGAGGCCGGCATCGAGGGCGGGGCGGGACGGGCCCTGCTGTTCTTCGCCGGCCTGGCCATCGCCCTGGTTGTCGACTTCCTCCTGCTGGTCTACGTGCTCACCCGGCTGCCGCAGGTGCATCCCGGCCGGCGTGCGGTCGTGGTCGCCGGGCTGATCGGTGCGGTGGGCTTCGAACTGCTCAAGTGGCTGCTGACCGGCTACCTGCAGGGCGTTGCGGGGAAGAGCATGTACGGCGCTTTCGCCGTGCCGGTCGCCGTCGTGCTGTGGATCAACCTCATGGCCAGGCTGCTGCTGTACTGCGCCGCTTGGACAGCGACCGAGACGGGGCCGGCGGTGCGGTCCGGCGAGACAGCCGAGGGCGAGGGCCCGGAGCCCGACATCAGCCCCGCAGCCGCCGCGCCACAGCGGGCGTCAGCCGGCAGCGGCGCACCAGCAGCACCGCGCCTCCAGAAGCACGGCCCGTGA
- a CDS encoding condensation domain-containing protein produces the protein MAKIGRNPEAAHFYDAVFLFVVADGTDPGTIRRDLELLWRRHESLRLAYDPGSGTLVELDDSESSIPPLEHRANLDEIRQLARDVRYGYPLPCAPLFRTRLIADSTQTYLILAIHHLIYDGWSLGVLWRDLKAIHEATVGTDGEAIVEPAPRASTLTASQHAAWASVGDEALSHWRRELEGYRPPLLAQPVSPNRPEPAAYEMRTNTFRLSEKAFRAAQGLAREARTPLFTALAATSALALSRVTGDRDWLIGTDTANREVRATREVLGFLVSTRVVRLRVQEGPVSAVMAELSAGLKRSRPYAAIPFEKIAMECGDPALLKINQAHRTAVTPEAVGLRELSIDEPAPRYWRRFLWAWQPSHKDVDYSLISRSDVVDEAVVRDLALEVERILGVPSLPG, from the coding sequence ATGGCCAAGATCGGCCGGAATCCCGAGGCCGCGCACTTCTATGATGCGGTCTTCCTCTTCGTCGTGGCAGACGGCACGGACCCTGGGACCATACGTCGAGATCTTGAGCTGCTCTGGCGGCGACACGAATCGCTCCGACTCGCTTACGACCCGGGTTCTGGAACGCTCGTTGAACTCGACGACAGCGAATCCTCGATCCCACCGCTCGAGCACCGCGCTAACCTGGACGAAATTCGGCAACTCGCTCGCGACGTCCGTTACGGCTATCCGCTTCCGTGCGCGCCTCTCTTCCGGACCAGGCTCATTGCTGACTCCACGCAGACTTACCTGATACTCGCCATTCACCATCTCATCTACGACGGTTGGTCTTTGGGTGTGCTGTGGCGGGACCTGAAGGCAATACATGAGGCCACCGTGGGCACGGACGGCGAGGCAATTGTCGAACCGGCTCCGAGGGCGTCTACCCTGACAGCCAGCCAACATGCGGCGTGGGCCAGCGTCGGGGACGAGGCGTTGAGCCACTGGCGGCGTGAGCTCGAGGGCTACCGGCCTCCGCTCCTGGCACAGCCGGTGTCCCCCAACCGCCCGGAACCGGCGGCCTACGAAATGAGGACCAATACCTTCCGGCTCAGTGAGAAGGCGTTCCGTGCGGCCCAAGGCTTGGCGCGGGAGGCTCGGACGCCGCTCTTCACCGCGCTGGCGGCTACGTCAGCGCTCGCGCTTTCGCGGGTGACCGGTGACCGGGACTGGCTGATCGGCACCGATACCGCCAACCGTGAGGTGCGCGCGACCCGGGAGGTCCTAGGTTTCTTGGTGTCGACCCGAGTAGTCCGCCTGAGAGTCCAGGAAGGCCCCGTGAGTGCTGTGATGGCAGAGTTGTCAGCGGGACTCAAGCGGAGTCGGCCATACGCTGCCATCCCTTTCGAGAAGATCGCGATGGAGTGCGGCGATCCAGCCCTATTGAAGATCAACCAGGCGCATCGGACCGCGGTTACCCCTGAGGCTGTCGGCCTACGAGAACTGTCCATCGACGAACCGGCCCCACGGTACTGGCGTAGGTTTTTGTGGGCGTGGCAGCCTTCGCACAAAGATGTCGACTACTCCTTGATCTCACGATCTGACGTGGTCGATGAGGCGGTCGTCAGGGACCTCGCGCTTGAGGTGGAGCGCATCCTGGGGGTTCCCTCTCTGCCAGGCTGA
- a CDS encoding histidine phosphatase family protein, translated as MQLILVRHGQSTNNVRLAEAMAAGLGRNQTDEQIAPDVSHYLGRVPDPPLSALGMRQAEALGRALLDERTPFTPTHLYASPTTRAVQTVRPLADAARRPVLLHPDAYEVGGIHVFDPPMRTRQARPGATLMELLQHCPAVEAPPGLFHSSDEPWSGGLETQDEQAVPRAQRLLARLREAHGPDDVVLVVTHQHFSQFVLAAVLGWDGPPWQRFRLDNTGHLSLRFGDGPASVDWVNRVEHLNPEDISN; from the coding sequence ATGCAGCTCATTCTCGTCCGTCACGGTCAGTCCACCAATAACGTCCGGCTCGCAGAGGCAATGGCAGCCGGACTCGGGAGGAATCAAACCGACGAGCAAATCGCCCCAGACGTGAGTCACTACCTGGGCCGGGTGCCCGACCCACCGCTGTCCGCTCTCGGCATGCGGCAGGCTGAGGCATTGGGAAGGGCACTGCTTGACGAGCGGACTCCCTTCACACCGACGCACCTGTACGCCAGCCCGACGACACGGGCAGTGCAGACCGTCCGTCCGCTCGCCGACGCCGCACGGCGGCCTGTGCTGTTGCACCCGGATGCCTACGAAGTCGGCGGGATCCACGTGTTCGACCCTCCGATGCGCACTCGCCAGGCCCGTCCGGGTGCGACGCTGATGGAACTTCTCCAGCACTGTCCGGCTGTCGAGGCGCCGCCCGGCCTCTTCCACTCCTCCGACGAGCCGTGGAGTGGTGGGCTCGAGACCCAGGACGAGCAGGCCGTCCCCCGCGCTCAACGCCTGCTCGCCCGACTACGCGAGGCGCACGGGCCGGACGACGTCGTACTCGTGGTCACCCATCAGCACTTCAGCCAGTTCGTGCTGGCGGCGGTGCTTGGCTGGGACGGACCGCCGTGGCAACGCTTTCGGCTGGACAACACCGGGCATCTGTCACTGAGATTTGGTGACGGACCCGCCAGCGTTGACTGGGTCAACCGTGTCGAGCACCTTAATCCAGAGGACATTTCGAACTGA
- a CDS encoding ABC transporter ATP-binding protein, translated as MTKRLAIRWEMLRRCGRLMPGYTAASLAALTISTFVVAATALSVWAAVNASTEGDVTRAVTAAALAAVAYALSISCQDATDALVRTTSDRFGRLVLHPEIHRDISAMEGMEHLERSDYLDRVTLVRGGTTPLAASLWTFLTACSNMLKVLIMVVLLGAVTPWLGLLALLATVPVWCDARGQRVVQATDLETAEMYRHQQHLYGILTNARYVKEIRTAGVADELLQRQRSTWDSLMSRRSRAQFRASVWSTAGWACYASGFLAGLIWTVSQAVNGSVNLGDITLTVVVATTLRQSIATTVDSFATVSSASRMIEPYLWLRETRQAATRRPADRLPPERLVDGIELRNVSFAYAGAQSPSLRNISLSLRAGSTVALVGEYGSGKTTLVKLLCKFYEPTSGAILVDGEDLDEVDTVAWRARMSGAFQDFGRFHVPVRVGIGLGDLSSMDDDAAIDRALGGAQAGDMLSKLPAGLDTVVGSEVGGIELSEGQWQRIALARASMRQNPLLAVFDEPTASIDAPSEHAIFEQFSTASRAIATRSGAITLLVSHRFSTVTSADVIVVMDHGQVVEVGSHADLMDKGGRYAELYGIQEKGYATS; from the coding sequence GTGACCAAGCGACTGGCGATCAGGTGGGAGATGCTGAGGCGGTGTGGCCGGCTGATGCCGGGCTACACGGCCGCCTCGCTGGCGGCCCTGACGATCTCCACATTCGTCGTGGCTGCCACGGCACTGTCGGTGTGGGCAGCCGTTAACGCCAGCACGGAGGGCGACGTTACGCGGGCGGTAACCGCTGCGGCACTGGCGGCCGTAGCGTATGCGCTCAGCATCTCCTGCCAGGACGCGACGGACGCGCTCGTGCGCACGACGTCCGACCGTTTCGGACGGCTCGTGCTCCACCCTGAGATCCATCGCGACATCTCGGCCATGGAAGGGATGGAGCACCTTGAGAGAAGCGACTATCTCGACCGAGTGACCCTCGTCAGAGGCGGGACCACACCGTTGGCAGCCAGCCTGTGGACCTTCCTCACGGCATGCTCCAACATGCTGAAGGTACTCATCATGGTGGTCCTCCTGGGCGCTGTCACCCCGTGGCTGGGGCTGCTTGCGCTGCTCGCGACCGTTCCTGTCTGGTGTGACGCCCGAGGGCAGCGTGTCGTTCAGGCCACGGATCTGGAGACGGCGGAAATGTACCGTCATCAGCAGCACCTCTACGGGATCCTCACCAACGCTCGATACGTGAAGGAGATCCGCACCGCCGGGGTAGCGGACGAGTTGCTCCAGCGACAGCGGTCGACCTGGGACTCGCTCATGTCCCGCCGTTCCCGCGCGCAGTTTCGCGCGAGCGTGTGGAGCACCGCTGGGTGGGCGTGCTACGCCAGCGGCTTCTTGGCGGGACTGATTTGGACCGTCTCGCAGGCGGTCAACGGCAGTGTCAACCTCGGAGACATCACGCTCACCGTGGTCGTCGCCACGACGCTGCGGCAGTCGATCGCAACAACCGTCGACAGCTTCGCCACGGTGTCCAGCGCTTCCCGAATGATCGAGCCGTATTTGTGGCTCCGCGAAACACGACAGGCCGCGACGAGAAGGCCGGCCGACCGGCTACCGCCCGAACGGCTCGTGGACGGCATTGAACTGCGAAACGTCAGCTTCGCCTACGCCGGCGCGCAGTCGCCGAGCCTCCGGAACATCTCGCTGTCACTGCGAGCAGGCTCGACCGTGGCACTCGTCGGTGAGTACGGATCGGGCAAGACGACCTTGGTGAAGCTGCTCTGCAAGTTCTACGAACCCACCTCGGGCGCCATCCTGGTGGATGGTGAGGACCTGGACGAGGTGGACACCGTCGCCTGGCGCGCGCGCATGTCCGGAGCCTTCCAGGACTTCGGCCGGTTCCATGTGCCGGTCCGGGTCGGGATCGGGCTGGGGGATCTGTCGAGCATGGACGATGACGCCGCGATCGACCGTGCGCTCGGTGGCGCACAGGCCGGCGACATGCTGTCGAAACTACCTGCGGGGCTCGACACGGTGGTGGGATCGGAGGTCGGTGGCATCGAGCTTTCCGAGGGGCAGTGGCAACGCATCGCTCTCGCGCGAGCCAGCATGCGCCAGAATCCGCTCCTGGCCGTCTTCGACGAACCCACGGCATCTATCGACGCGCCTAGCGAGCACGCCATCTTTGAGCAGTTCAGCACCGCCTCACGGGCAATCGCCACACGCAGCGGGGCGATCACCCTCCTGGTCTCCCACCGATTTTCCACGGTCACTTCGGCGGATGTGATCGTAGTAATGGATCATGGACAGGTTGTGGAGGTCGGCAGCCACGCCGATCTCATGGACAAGGGCGGACGCTATGCCGAGCTTTACGGCATCCAAGAGAAGGGCTACGCAACCTCTTGA
- a CDS encoding ABC transporter ATP-binding protein: MTETQFDAQLQSRQTRPPRHTWADRRDLLGLFRDVPRGRTVLLAVVLLIRCTTPPLVGVSLGLTVRGVQRADAIGSLDPVIGPLALFGVLLIAGHLADAWTPSLTFAASAAIDGAHRTEVARLASSTLDVVALEASGTHTLLREVAADPMLGFEATPAKGATAELRWLVNVAAAATAALALCWYAWWLVPIVAVPALINRFLRKREAFGVAARWKWAAGGEAPADVWRRATVGPEAKEIRLFGLADWTVKTMHSHILKANLPLWTYAIRLVRSEWTQFALIVAGLVPAYVLAAHSTALGETSVGVLTAVLMGSWSLHQATSSSWDLIEMSGSTNLRNATQELRTLLADPDDRSLPQPPDTAVPSLPAARRPIGGPPHIVFEDVSFAYAPHLPPVLADVSFEIPAGATVALVGLNGAGKSTLVKLLTQLYRPSSGRILVDGVDLASIPQSVWQSRISAVFQDFIKYESTLEDNIVLGQSKLPADRDALVAAIAESGLQPVIDRLPSGLASMVSRNREGGVDLSGGQWQQVVLARALMGLGGAPGLLVLDEPTAHLDVDTERQTFMRLNARRGTTTTLLITHRLSTIRDADRILLLREGRIEEAGTHEHLMRLDGHYAHMFRIQAERFNKGFTMLEEDA, encoded by the coding sequence GTGACCGAAACGCAATTTGACGCTCAGTTGCAGAGTCGTCAGACGAGACCACCCCGACACACTTGGGCGGACCGTCGAGACCTGCTCGGCCTCTTCCGCGACGTGCCGCGAGGCCGCACCGTGCTGCTGGCAGTCGTGCTCCTGATCCGTTGCACGACCCCACCGCTGGTCGGTGTCTCCCTCGGACTGACGGTCCGCGGGGTACAGCGCGCCGACGCCATCGGCTCGCTTGACCCGGTGATCGGCCCTCTGGCGCTGTTCGGCGTGCTTCTGATAGCGGGGCACCTGGCGGACGCATGGACCCCGAGCCTCACCTTCGCGGCATCGGCCGCCATCGACGGGGCACACCGCACCGAGGTTGCGAGGCTGGCCTCGTCCACCCTGGACGTGGTCGCCCTCGAGGCATCCGGGACCCACACGCTGCTGCGCGAGGTCGCGGCCGATCCCATGCTTGGGTTCGAGGCCACTCCCGCCAAGGGCGCGACGGCAGAACTCAGGTGGTTGGTCAACGTGGCCGCTGCGGCCACGGCGGCTCTCGCGCTGTGCTGGTACGCGTGGTGGTTGGTGCCCATCGTGGCTGTGCCGGCACTGATCAACCGGTTCCTGCGCAAGCGGGAGGCATTCGGCGTTGCCGCCCGCTGGAAGTGGGCCGCCGGTGGCGAGGCACCAGCCGACGTGTGGCGGCGCGCCACAGTGGGACCGGAGGCCAAGGAAATCCGACTGTTCGGCCTGGCCGACTGGACCGTCAAGACCATGCACTCGCACATTCTCAAGGCGAACCTCCCGCTGTGGACCTACGCCATCCGGTTGGTCAGATCCGAGTGGACTCAGTTCGCGCTCATCGTCGCCGGCCTGGTGCCTGCGTACGTCCTGGCGGCGCACTCGACCGCACTTGGCGAGACGTCCGTAGGGGTGCTGACCGCGGTGCTGATGGGCAGCTGGTCGCTTCACCAGGCGACCTCGTCGAGCTGGGACCTCATCGAGATGTCGGGCTCGACGAATCTCCGAAACGCCACGCAGGAACTGCGGACGCTTTTGGCGGACCCTGACGACCGCAGCCTTCCCCAACCCCCGGACACTGCGGTTCCGTCGTTGCCCGCAGCTCGGCGCCCTATCGGCGGGCCCCCTCACATCGTGTTCGAGGACGTGTCGTTCGCCTATGCCCCGCACCTGCCGCCCGTACTGGCAGACGTCTCCTTCGAGATCCCGGCGGGGGCCACCGTTGCACTGGTGGGACTCAACGGCGCTGGCAAGTCCACCCTCGTCAAGCTACTGACCCAGCTCTACCGCCCGAGCTCTGGTCGCATCCTCGTCGACGGGGTTGACCTGGCAAGCATCCCGCAGTCCGTCTGGCAAAGCCGGATCTCCGCCGTATTCCAGGACTTCATCAAGTACGAGTCCACGCTCGAGGACAACATCGTGCTCGGGCAGTCCAAACTGCCGGCGGACCGCGATGCCCTGGTAGCGGCTATCGCGGAGTCCGGACTGCAGCCGGTCATCGACCGGCTGCCTAGCGGGTTGGCTTCCATGGTGTCGCGTAACCGTGAGGGCGGAGTCGACCTGTCCGGTGGGCAGTGGCAACAGGTGGTGCTGGCCAGGGCCCTGATGGGGCTGGGCGGGGCGCCGGGTCTGCTGGTCCTCGACGAGCCCACGGCCCATCTCGACGTGGACACCGAGCGGCAGACGTTTATGCGCCTCAACGCTCGACGCGGGACCACGACGACGCTCCTCATCACCCACAGACTGTCCACGATCCGCGATGCCGACCGCATCCTTCTTCTCCGCGAAGGCAGGATCGAGGAGGCAGGGACGCACGAGCACCTTATGCGGCTCGACGGGCACTACGCGCACATGTTCAGGATTCAAGCCGAGCGTTTCAACAAGGGCTTCACCATGCTCGAGGAGGACGCGTGA
- a CDS encoding MbtH family protein, with amino-acid sequence MDRFVVVVNAEGHHSLWAADEPLPGGWRTVHGPDSRQGALAYVEAEWKDQTPASVRAWLGASSTLPLEGHRRAN; translated from the coding sequence GTGGATCGCTTCGTGGTGGTGGTGAACGCTGAGGGTCATCACAGCTTGTGGGCTGCCGACGAACCCCTGCCGGGTGGGTGGCGTACGGTGCACGGGCCCGACAGCAGGCAGGGTGCCCTGGCCTACGTCGAGGCAGAGTGGAAGGACCAGACTCCGGCGTCCGTGCGGGCGTGGTTGGGCGCCTCCTCCACGCTGCCGCTGGAGGGGCATCGCCGTGCGAACTGA
- a CDS encoding acyl carrier protein yields MLDQHLGTDLLARLMADFVTAWALGHDVLWRGLYDDVVTVHLPGSPFALSRYWHDDVRPPAMVRAALAGPIRPGASPIGTGLADEPVTGAMPSTGAATGTATVPDERFLTAILTIMTAVLGDRPDDAEADFYAMGGDSLAALELVSRIEDEFGVRLEVDDVFANPTAGGLVTLVSSRTAEEI; encoded by the coding sequence ATGCTGGACCAGCACCTGGGCACCGATCTCCTCGCGCGCCTTATGGCAGACTTCGTGACAGCCTGGGCGCTCGGCCATGACGTGCTCTGGCGCGGCCTCTACGACGATGTCGTGACCGTGCATCTGCCCGGCTCCCCGTTCGCCCTCAGCCGCTACTGGCACGACGACGTTCGGCCCCCCGCTATGGTTCGGGCCGCCCTTGCAGGCCCCATCCGACCCGGCGCCAGCCCGATCGGCACCGGCCTTGCGGACGAGCCGGTCACCGGCGCGATGCCAAGCACCGGTGCCGCCACCGGGACCGCGACCGTGCCCGACGAGAGATTCCTGACCGCGATCCTGACGATAATGACCGCGGTCCTCGGTGACCGACCCGACGACGCCGAAGCGGACTTCTATGCCATGGGCGGCGACTCGCTCGCCGCTCTGGAGCTTGTGTCGCGGATCGAGGACGAGTTCGGGGTGCGACTCGAGGTCGACGACGTCTTCGCGAACCCGACAGCCGGCGGGCTCGTCACGCTCGTCTCGTCGAGGACTGCCGAGGAGATCTGA
- a CDS encoding IS3 family transposase (programmed frameshift) has translation MARPSPYPPELRERAVRMVAEIRPNYPTEWAAMKAVAAKLGIGAAETVRTWVRKAEVDAGHRPGTTSEEAAEIKRLRAENAELRRANEILKAASGFLRGRARPAVETLVAFIDAHRQVFGVEPICRVLTSHGLKIATSTYYAAKNRTPSARSVRDAELKTQISRVHTDNFSVYGVRKVWRQLHREGITAARCTVARLMRDLGLEGARRGKKIRTTIRDDGQERAGDLLQRDFTASRPNERWVADFTYVATWSGVVYVAFVVDVFSRAIVGWSAATSKRAKLVLDALDMALWRRDRAGTPAGPGLVHHSDAGSQYTSFAFTAHLLDAGIDASIGTVGDALDNALMESQIGLYKTELIKPRKPWQGLSDIELATAEWVDWFNNQRLHTAIGDIPPHEHETNYYAQHQPQPAAGVNA, from the exons ATGGCACGTCCGTCCCCCTACCCGCCCGAGCTTCGTGAGCGTGCGGTACGCATGGTCGCGGAGATCCGCCCCAACTACCCGACCGAGTGGGCCGCGATGAAGGCAGTCGCAGCCAAGCTGGGCATCGGTGCGGCTGAGACGGTGCGGACCTGGGTCCGCAAGGCCGAAGTTGACGCCGGTCATCGGCCCGGCACGACGTCCGAGGAGGCCGCGGAGATCAAGCGGCTACGGGCCGAGAACGCCGAACTGCGGCGGGCCAACGAGATCTTGAAAGCGGCGTCGG GCTTTCTTCGCGGCCGAGCTCGACCGGCCGTCGAAACGCTCGTAGCGTTCATCGACGCACACCGCCAGGTGTTCGGAGTCGAGCCGATCTGCCGAGTCCTGACCAGCCACGGACTGAAGATCGCAACGAGCACCTACTACGCGGCGAAGAACCGCACCCCCAGCGCCCGGTCGGTCCGCGACGCCGAGCTGAAAACGCAGATCAGCCGCGTCCACACGGACAACTTCAGCGTCTACGGGGTACGGAAAGTCTGGCGGCAACTGCACCGCGAAGGCATAACGGCGGCCCGCTGCACCGTCGCCCGATTGATGCGTGATCTCGGTCTGGAGGGCGCCCGCCGCGGGAAGAAGATCCGCACCACCATCCGGGACGACGGCCAGGAACGGGCTGGTGACCTGCTGCAACGCGACTTCACCGCGTCACGTCCGAACGAGCGGTGGGTGGCCGACTTCACCTACGTTGCCACCTGGTCCGGGGTCGTCTACGTCGCGTTCGTTGTGGACGTGTTCTCCCGCGCGATCGTGGGCTGGTCCGCCGCCACCAGCAAACGGGCCAAGCTCGTCCTCGATGCCCTCGACATGGCGCTGTGGCGTCGAGACCGTGCCGGAACTCCTGCTGGACCGGGCCTGGTTCACCATTCGGATGCGGGCAGTCAATACACATCTTTCGCGTTCACCGCCCACCTCCTCGACGCCGGCATCGACGCCTCGATCGGCACCGTCGGCGACGCCCTGGACAACGCGCTCATGGAATCCCAGATCGGCCTCTACAAGACGGAGCTGATCAAGCCCCGCAAGCCCTGGCAGGGCCTCTCCGACATCGAACTTGCCACCGCGGAATGGGTCGACTGGTTCAACAACCAACGCCTCCACACCGCGATCGGAGACATCCCGCCCCACGAGCACGAGACCAACTACTACGCTCAACACCAGCCCCAACCGGCGGCTGGAGTCAACGCATAG
- a CDS encoding IS5 family transposase (programmed frameshift): MRRHELSDAEWEFVRPLLPASLRGRKRLDDRTVLNGIVWKFRTGTAWRDVPERYGPWATLHTRFRRWALDGTFERMLQAAQSRADASGDIDWLVSIDSTVVRAHQHAAGARKGGLRSPGLGRSRGGLTSKIHLACDALGRPLAFTVTGGNTNDCTQFTAVMDAIRVPRLGPGRPRVRPDHVIGDKGYSSKAIRAWLRRRGVGHTIPERSDQIRNRLRRGHRGGRPPAFDKQLYKRRNVVERCFNRLKQWRGIATRYEKTAESYQAAVTLASLLMWA; this comes from the exons ATACGTCGACATGAACTGTCGGATGCCGAATGGGAGTTCGTCCGGCCGCTGCTGCCCGCATCGTTGCGGGGCAGGAAGCGGCTGGACGACCGCACCGTGCTCAACGGGATCGTGTGGAAGTTCCGTACCGGGACGGCCTGGCGGGACGTGCCCGAGCGGTACGGTCCGTGGGCCACGCTGCACACCCGGTTTCGCCGGTGGGCCCTGGACGGCACGTTCGAGCGGATGCTCCAGGCCGCCCAGTCGAGGGCGGACGCGAGCGGCGACATCGACTGGCTCGTGTCGATCGACTCAACCGTGGTCCGTGCCCACCAGCACGCTGCCGGGGCCCGAAAGGG GGGGCTCCGCAGCCCCGGACTCGGTCGGTCCCGAGGCGGCCTGACCAGCAAGATTCACCTGGCATGCGATGCCCTGGGACGCCCGCTCGCCTTCACCGTCACAGGCGGGAACACCAACGACTGCACCCAGTTCACCGCCGTGATGGACGCGATACGGGTGCCTCGCCTCGGGCCGGGACGGCCCCGTGTCCGGCCCGACCACGTCATCGGCGACAAGGGCTACAGCTCCAAAGCGATCCGGGCCTGGCTCAGGCGGCGGGGCGTCGGCCACACCATTCCGGAACGTTCCGACCAGATCCGCAACCGGCTCCGGCGCGGCCACCGCGGCGGGCGCCCGCCCGCCTTCGACAAGCAGCTCTACAAGCGGCGCAACGTGGTCGAACGATGCTTCAACCGCTTGAAGCAGTGGCGAGGCATCGCCACCCGCTACGAGAAGACCGCCGAGTCCTACCAAGCAGCCGTCACCCTCGCATCGCTCCTGATGTGGGCGTGA
- a CDS encoding IS701 family transposase: MGGDLADVRLWAGELTALHERFVHRFSRSEPRESALAYMRGLIAPLGRKNGWTLAEQAGHSGPDRIHRMLNRIEWDADEVLDDVRDYVVEHLGDHEAVLIVDDTGFLKKGMRSAGVQRQYSGTAGRTENCQIGVFLAYATPRGRTLIDRRLYLPTSWMEDRERCRRAGIGDDVAFETKVTMAKAMVRRAIADRIPFRWVTADAAYGFSKGWRFELEQADVFHVMATTRHDTVVTRWAIDHPIHDLFNGLPRQKWKRRSCGTGAHGLRIYEWARVEVRPWHRPDRRHWVIARRSVSRPGEVSYYIAYCPTETTLDDLIRIAGSRWAIEKCFQSAKQECGLDDYQVRRYPGWHRHMTLAMAAHACLTILRARELDTDKAETDPPSSSISALPRSDD; encoded by the coding sequence ATGGGTGGGGACCTTGCTGATGTCAGGTTGTGGGCCGGTGAACTGACCGCTCTGCACGAGCGTTTCGTACACCGGTTCAGCAGGTCGGAGCCGAGGGAGTCGGCGCTGGCCTATATGCGCGGGTTGATCGCTCCGTTGGGACGGAAGAACGGCTGGACGCTGGCCGAGCAGGCCGGCCATTCAGGCCCGGACCGCATCCACCGGATGCTGAACCGGATCGAGTGGGACGCCGACGAGGTGCTCGATGACGTGCGTGACTACGTCGTCGAGCACCTCGGTGACCATGAGGCAGTCCTGATCGTGGACGACACGGGCTTCCTGAAGAAGGGCATGCGGTCGGCCGGGGTGCAGCGGCAGTACTCCGGAACCGCCGGGCGGACGGAGAACTGCCAGATTGGCGTCTTCCTCGCCTATGCGACCCCACGTGGACGGACACTGATCGACCGACGGTTGTATCTGCCCACGTCCTGGATGGAGGACCGCGAGCGGTGCCGCCGGGCCGGCATCGGTGACGACGTCGCCTTCGAGACGAAGGTGACCATGGCGAAGGCGATGGTCCGTCGCGCGATCGCGGACCGGATCCCGTTTCGGTGGGTGACTGCTGATGCCGCCTATGGCTTTTCCAAGGGCTGGCGCTTCGAGCTGGAGCAGGCCGATGTCTTCCACGTCATGGCCACCACCCGGCACGACACCGTCGTGACCCGCTGGGCGATCGACCACCCCATCCACGACCTGTTCAACGGCCTGCCGCGGCAGAAGTGGAAGCGCCGTTCCTGCGGCACCGGGGCTCACGGCCTGCGGATCTACGAATGGGCTCGCGTCGAGGTGCGGCCCTGGCACCGGCCCGATCGCCGCCACTGGGTCATCGCCCGCCGCAGCGTCAGCCGACCCGGGGAGGTCTCCTACTACATCGCCTACTGCCCCACCGAAACCACCCTCGACGACCTGATCCGCATCGCGGGCAGCAGGTGGGCCATCGAAAAATGCTTCCAGAGCGCGAAGCAGGAATGCGGCCTGGACGACTACCAGGTCCGCCGCTATCCCGGCTGGCACCGCCACATGACCCTGGCCATGGCCGCCCACGCCTGCTTGACCATCCTGCGAGCCCGCGAGCTGGACACCGACAAAGCAGAAACGGATCCTCCCAGCTCATCCATCTCAGCCTTGCCGAGATCAGACGACTGA